From one Streptomyces sp. CA-210063 genomic stretch:
- a CDS encoding hydroxymethylglutaryl-CoA lyase, translating into MNSSNLGLPMAVPAPDLPARVRIHEVGARDGLQNEKGTVPTRVKAEFIRRLADAGLTTIEATSFVHPKWVPQLADAEQLFPLVRELPVDLPVLVPNERGLDRGLALGARRVAVFASATESFAKANLNRTVDEALAMFDPVVTRAKAEGDVHVRGYLSMCFGDPWEGPVPIPQVVRVCRALLDLGCDELSLGDTIGVATPGHVQALLTALNAADIPTSALGVHFHDTYGQALANTLAALRHGVTTVDASAGGLGGCPYAKSATGNLATEDLVWMLRGLGIDTGVDLGRLVATSTWMAGHLGRPSPSRTVRALSHKDAEVHEDHKEH; encoded by the coding sequence ATGAACAGCTCGAACCTGGGCCTCCCGATGGCCGTCCCCGCCCCGGACCTGCCCGCGCGCGTCCGCATCCATGAGGTGGGCGCGCGGGACGGCCTGCAGAACGAGAAGGGCACGGTCCCCACGCGAGTGAAGGCGGAGTTCATCCGCCGCCTGGCCGACGCGGGGCTGACGACGATCGAGGCCACCAGCTTCGTACACCCCAAGTGGGTGCCCCAACTGGCGGACGCGGAGCAGCTGTTCCCGCTGGTGCGCGAGCTGCCGGTCGACCTCCCCGTCCTCGTCCCGAACGAACGCGGCCTCGACCGCGGCCTCGCCCTGGGCGCCCGCCGCGTCGCCGTCTTCGCCAGCGCGACGGAGTCCTTCGCCAAGGCCAACCTCAACCGCACGGTCGACGAGGCGCTGGCGATGTTCGACCCGGTGGTGACGCGGGCGAAGGCCGAGGGCGACGTGCATGTACGGGGCTATCTCTCGATGTGCTTCGGCGACCCCTGGGAGGGCCCGGTCCCGATCCCCCAGGTCGTACGGGTCTGCCGCGCGCTCCTCGACCTGGGCTGCGACGAACTGAGCCTCGGCGACACGATCGGCGTCGCCACCCCGGGCCACGTCCAGGCACTGCTCACCGCCCTGAACGCGGCGGACATCCCCACATCAGCCCTCGGCGTGCACTTCCACGACACCTACGGCCAGGCCCTCGCCAACACCCTCGCGGCGCTGCGGCACGGCGTCACCACGGTCGACGCGTCGGCCGGCGGCCTCGGCGGCTGCCCGTACGCGAAGAGCGCCACCGGAAACCTCGCCACCGAAGACCTCGTGTGGATGCTGCGGGGCCTCGGCATCGACACGGGCGTCGACCTCGGCCGCCTCGTCGCCACGAGCACGTGGATGGCCGGACACCTGGGCCGACCCAGCCCGTCCCGCACCGTACGAGCCC